Below is a window of Dictyostelium discoideum AX4 chromosome 1 chromosome, whole genome shotgun sequence DNA.
taataataataataataataataataataataataataataataataatagatcaTAATTACATTAATAtgataatatatatatttatataggAATACtaataaactttaaaaaataaaaaaaaaaactccaagtttttttttttaagatatatatttataaatttaacttTTAAGGGGtgtatcattaaattttttttttcattaattttttttttttttaaattaaaaaaaccttttgctaattaattttttatttaatttatgtttttttaagttAAGTTTAAAATGTTGAGTGTTTAATAGTTGTGTGGGTGGCCCATGGAAGGTGATTATCCATTCATCGTTTCTCGTTGTTATAATGTAGTTAACGGTTGAATTAGATTTATCAAAACAATATCCATTTGAGGAGGATGATgcttaattaattatttgcgAGATCTAGATTTAGATATTTGCAATAGTAGATGaatatttagattttttttttatttttataagattaactaattaaataaataacaaaactaaatgattaaataataatattaaaaaattaatttttttttttttttttttttttttttttggatattcattgtaattattttaatttaattattctaatttaaaattctaatAGAATTGTTGGTACCCATCACCAGTAAGAAGAGAGTAGGTGACAGTGGATCACTTGTTTTACTCCTGTCACTACAATAGTTTGTTTCATCTATTAAAAATCTTCATGTTACGAGTCCTTTCTGATTATTGTTAACAATTTTTGGGAGATAGGATATTAGTTTATTATTGCTTTAGATTGGATTTTGTATATACAGTTTGCCAAAGTCATCGGCTTCcgattttaaattgattctTTGGAATTGTGATAATCAGCCCTTCTTTATATTGGTTTTTAATGATAAGTGGATTCTTTATTGCATCATTGAAAGTTGATGCATGaactttgttgttgtaaatagATTGCTCCTAAGGTATTTTCCCAGAGGAAGACCATTGGTATGATGCAATGGTCCATTGAGTCAACAAATTGGATGATTTAGAAATGCAcaagaaaaataaaagaatttaaaaaatggacAGTTGACGAAGGTTTTCTTTGAATGTAAGGAAATGTGAGAATTGCTGTAAGGTCAACTTATTTGTTATTCACATCtacaaattatatataaaataattttaaaaggaaattataatttaaaaaaaactttatggGATTTTATTTCTTAACCATTTTCCCCTtaatctcaaaaaaaaaaataaaattttttttttttattctttgaaatttatttctcaaatatttattagaAAACAGATTAACATAACAAAAACATGATAGATTTAATCTATGCAAAACATGGGttaaaaatctaaatttagtaaaataaaaatttttaaaataaaaaagtatgaAAAAATGggaagtttttaaaattcttaaaACCATAAACTCAAACCTAAAATCTCAAatgtctttttttattacctaattaaaaaaaaaaaaaatttcttattgtaaataatgaaaCTAATATTaagttaaaaattaatattttatatttgagcaatttattttttaaaaaaaaaaaaaatttaaaaatatttttaattattaattattaattattattattattaattattaattattgattattaattattaattattattaattattattaattattattaattatttattatttattaattattaattttttttttttttttttaaggaaTCCAAATTGATAAACATTTATCATAAAATGAACAGCAACCAATGAAttgtttatcaaaattatttttattaaaagacCAATCAACACCATATGCAATAGATTTATGAGGACCATTATAGGATTGTTCAATTTGTAATGTTGAGAaatcatttatattttcagGATCAGTTGATAAGATATGAAAACCACCACCCATACAAGCGGtaactaatttatttttttgaaaaggaTGCCATTTAATACGCCAAATTCCACCACCTAAAGAAtctgttgttattattggttgttttaaagattttaaatccCAAATTCTTAAACATTCATCATAACTACCAACtgcaattaaattttcaatagtTGGATGACAATGAATTGAAGTTACACCCATATCACATCTTTTGGTAAATTTTGGAGTTGGTGGTATACCAATGTCGTCGTCGTTATGATTcaacaattgatttaaatcccaaattttaaatttacaatcatCACCACCTGAAAATACTATTGATTCATCATGATAATTGAATGCACAAATCCAAGCTTCATAATCATGTGCTTTCCATCTTTTCTCTTCTGTTACTTTTGAATAATCTTTTGTCACtttaaataaaccaatatTCCCATCACTAAAActacaaattaatttatcaccaCTTTTATTCCAatctaatgataatgataatatatcatttgataatgaaatttctGTTGaactttttaattctaatttcttttcaacttcatcatattgataaatatttaattcacCTTTTGACATTACAACACCAAGTATtctatctttattattattcc
It encodes the following:
- the wdr85 gene encoding WD40 repeat-containing protein, with the protein product MTEIIKNTKYLDYTSDSVEFYPFNNNIFVCGTYEIEKGDTEYKERRKGKLYLFEIEEEQQQKENDNNNENNNNNKLFKEIQNINFNSGILDMKWNNNKDRILGVVMSKGELNIYQYDEVEKKLELKSSTEISLSNDILSLSLDWNKSGDKLICSFSDGNIGLFKVTKDYSKVTEEKRWKAHDYEAWICAFNYHDESIVFSGGDDCKFKIWDLNQLLNHNDDDIGIPPTPKFTKRCDMGVTSIHCHPTIENLIAVGSYDECLRIWDLKSLKQPIITTDSLGGGIWRIKWHPFQKNKLVTACMGGGFHILSTDPENINDFSTLQIEQSYNGPHKSIAYGVDWSFNKNNFDKQFIGCCSFYDKCLSIWIP